The Bicyclus anynana chromosome 13, ilBicAnyn1.1, whole genome shotgun sequence region GTCATGCTGAATTTGGTTGCAAAGATTGCACAATGCACATAAGCTACACTGTAATCAAAATTACTCATGAATATTCAGAGAGTAGACTTCAGAGCAAcaagtatatttaaaatgttgagtaaatagtaatttttttccacaaaaataaattacattcgCCACAAAGTATAAAGTAAAACATATACATTTAGtggtatataaattattttaaatgagtTAGCTTGTACACATTAAgtactttttatacataaatgattaaattaagAAGATTGGTGATACAACTTTTTCAAGTAGTATGACTGTGAACTcataaaaacacaataatataaaagcgaGCCCAAAtatactgattttttaaatcaactatatgttttattttaaacacagTAAATCAAATTATTGCTTCCCTGCATACCGCACCATAAACAAATAAGGATCTATTTATGATCACTACAAAGATTTTTCACTTTATTCTAAAATATGTTTACAAACGTAAGCAatgttaaattttcaaaaaatagcACCAATTTAATATAGAAATACTTTACTTGTCAAAATTATAACAAACTAATAAGCCAATCTATGTAAGcctatcattattattagtgaTATAAAACTGTCTGTTCAACAAACATCAGCCTAAAATTTGatacaacaatttataaaataagtttagCAATTTCCTCTTTGGCATCACTGGTGTCATTAAAAACTGACATGTGATAgaataaaagcatttttaaacatctattctaaaaataaatttctacaTTCCATAACAAGGCATATCAATATTCAGGACAACATGTATGAGGCATTGGGCCGAGTTTTGGAGTATTGGTCTCAGAGGATAAAGCAGTGTGCACGACTATGGCTGGCTGGGTCGGTGTAGGCGCGTGCAGTTCATGGCTCTCACCCGGAGCAAGGCTGGCTATTGCAGCCAGTAGGTCAGGGTTCACGATAGGCTCTCCTTCTTCCCGTGGCTCCCAGCCTATTGGTGGACTTGCAGGGGGTGAAATCAGATACTGTTTGACGGGAGCCGGCGGACGCaggttttttaaagaaataggcgTCACTGGTTGTGCAAAATAACAATTGATCGACGAATTATAAAACGGGAATTGATGGAGGCGCACGCGAGCGTTCGCCGCCGCTACTGGACTGTCATAATTAACACGTAAGCGTTTAAAACTTCGCAACCACTGAAACGTTGTATTATCCGAAAATGTACGAAACAGATCCTCCAATTCCTTCTTCAATTTCTCATCGCCGAACACATCactatgaatatttgttacgaTCACAGATTTAGGTAAGTCGTCGAAATCATTCAACTCGTCCTGAGAATCTGCATCTTGTTCTAAGTCCGCTATATTAGGATGAATGTTAGGCATACCATCTTCGGGGTTGATGTAGACGTCGTCTTCTTGAAACGTTTCTTCGTCTTCCTTATTGGCCATTATAATGGTAGCTTAAACTTTATACATAAAACGTTTGGTTCTTCTCCTATACTTATTGATCACAACAGTTTTTCTCACtatgaattattaaaacaataaatcgaTCTAACTcgaagaataaataaatgtcacATGTCAAAATGTTGACaatggtaaattttttttttttttttttatttgtccccaactttgggacaggcaaagatcgttgaccatacagcctgttcatACGTCAATGAAGTTATTTCTtgagtttgtattttattaggcAAAGCCTTGTCTGTCGTGTGTTATCTTATAGATTttcttctataaat contains the following coding sequences:
- the LOC112043099 gene encoding protein sarah, translating into MANKEDEETFQEDDVYINPEDGMPNIHPNIADLEQDADSQDELNDFDDLPKSVIVTNIHSDVFGDEKLKKELEDLFRTFSDNTTFQWLRSFKRLRVNYDSPVAAANARVRLHQFPFYNSSINCYFAQPVTPISLKNLRPPAPVKQYLISPPASPPIGWEPREEGEPIVNPDLLAAIASLAPGESHELHAPTPTQPAIVVHTALSSETNTPKLGPMPHTCCPEY